The Fusobacterium necrophorum subsp. necrophorum genome has a window encoding:
- a CDS encoding DUF3375 domain-containing protein, whose protein sequence is MKNDLIEHMSYHSLHSLRRFHPAWKLMAADNAPFFLSFFFKEFIFTNEREIPEHILMNHLDDFMEEIPYIRDNKKKAKEYLVEWSDDSSGWLRRFYPRNSDEIHYDLTSSTQEAIDWIISLKSEQFIGTESRLMMIFGLFHEILSGTETDPELKIQELERKKLEIEREIELVKQGKMKNLESTQIKERFLQASSMSREILSDFRAVEQNFRNLNRTMQEKIASWEGSKGELIEEYFSEQDDIYKSDQGKSFEAFFKFIMSNDAKINFEESIEKLKNLEEIRELVIKSGIERIVDDWLNASIYVWNNVEVMSEQLKRYVDNNYREEERRINQIIKNIELNALKIRGKLSKELFFEIEEVSPALKLPFDRKLFTPPKQIELRDEDIEYGESLDSDEVLYSHIYINKDILIENIKEEVDEKGERTLSQIIEQHPLQYGLEELSVYLGIESYKLENVEICVEKQVEYIEFKNKEGKKLRAKLPKIIYIPKEKIHG, encoded by the coding sequence ATGAAAAACGATTTAATAGAACATATGTCTTATCATTCTTTACATAGCTTAAGGCGTTTTCATCCTGCTTGGAAATTGATGGCTGCAGACAATGCTCCTTTTTTCTTGTCCTTCTTTTTTAAAGAATTTATTTTTACAAATGAAAGAGAGATTCCTGAACATATTTTGATGAATCACCTTGACGATTTTATGGAAGAAATTCCTTATATTCGAGATAATAAAAAGAAAGCAAAAGAATATCTAGTGGAGTGGTCTGATGACAGTTCTGGTTGGTTACGAAGATTTTATCCTAGAAATAGTGATGAAATCCATTATGATTTGACTTCTTCAACTCAAGAAGCAATTGATTGGATTATATCTTTGAAAAGTGAGCAATTTATTGGGACAGAATCCAGACTTATGATGATTTTTGGACTTTTTCATGAAATATTGTCAGGGACAGAAACGGATCCAGAGTTAAAAATCCAAGAATTGGAAAGAAAAAAGTTAGAAATTGAAAGAGAAATCGAATTGGTAAAGCAAGGAAAAATGAAAAATTTAGAATCTACTCAAATTAAAGAACGATTTTTACAAGCTTCTTCTATGTCTAGAGAAATTTTGTCTGATTTTCGTGCTGTAGAACAAAATTTTCGGAATTTAAATAGAACTATGCAAGAAAAAATTGCAAGTTGGGAGGGAAGTAAAGGGGAATTAATTGAAGAATATTTTTCTGAACAGGATGATATTTATAAATCTGACCAAGGAAAAAGTTTTGAAGCTTTTTTTAAATTCATCATGTCAAATGATGCAAAAATTAATTTTGAAGAAAGTATTGAAAAATTAAAAAATTTGGAAGAAATTAGAGAACTTGTCATAAAAAGTGGAATAGAGAGAATTGTTGATGATTGGCTGAATGCTAGTATTTATGTTTGGAATAATGTAGAAGTTATGTCAGAGCAGTTAAAAAGATATGTAGATAATAACTATCGAGAGGAGGAAAGGCGAATCAATCAAATTATAAAGAATATTGAATTGAACGCTCTTAAAATTAGGGGAAAATTGTCAAAAGAGCTTTTTTTTGAAATTGAGGAAGTGAGCCCTGCTCTAAAATTACCTTTTGATCGGAAATTGTTCACACCACCTAAACAAATAGAATTAAGAGATGAAGATATTGAGTATGGAGAATCATTGGATTCTGATGAAGTGCTATATTCCCACATTTATATTAATAAAGATATATTAATAGAGAACATAAAAGAAGAAGTTGATGAAAAAGGAGAGAGAACTTTATCTCAAATCATAGAGCAACATCCTTTACAATATGGATTAGAAGAGCTCAGTGTCTACTTAGGAATAGAATCTTATAAATTAGAAAATGTTGAGATTTGTGTCGAGAAACAAGTAGAATATATTGAATTTAAAAACAAAGAGGGGAAAAAACTGAGAGCAAAACTTCCAAAAATAATATACATTCCAAAGGAGAAAATACATGGATAA